The nucleotide window aagtaccgctttggacccttttatgggactggcatcccagtgggctttttttttgttttaattggatttttgttgcccttggccagtgttcctcctaaataaaaaaaatgccctcgctggcctaaacccttggaagatTTATAGACCTGATgaggtctctcctattgttctctgaaactttgcctccgtgcttgcaccttgcctaatcaaactctttcatctctgtctgtgaacatgtacctttccttcttcctggaggTTTGcttatattcagcctgttcctaaatagagtgaccattctaatccctcaaactaccttcctattgctttaatttcctgctttctaaagttttgaatctatcctcaacagaaagattcttaaatatctatcacttcacaaccttctatctgatccccagtatgggttccgtcaagcgACTTTACTAATGATCTTATGGCTttacttactgagtcttggttattttcccttttaaagattttagtgaaacttttactattgccttggacatatcaaaagcttttgatagagtctggcacaaagctttacttccaaactaccctgctacgccttctatccttctcacttgaaacacttgaaacacttgaatcactttattatatttgtctTTTAGATACATAGTTATACTATATAAAATTAATGGCATAAGACAAACAGCCCTTCTTAAGCAAGGCTTTTTGGGCAAAAGaggagacaaaataaaaagaaaaaagttaaggtaaaaaataataagcaattcacattataaaaaaaaaaataaaaaaaaagtcatctcaagtttcctttctgactgttctgttACAGCTGCGGTAGACGGACACTGTTCTtccctaaatctattaacaatggtgtttctcaggatcctgtcctgtcacccattctcttcctattagtcatcaatgatctaaacaaaacttgtcctatccactcctacgctgatgataccaccctgcactttacTATGACTTTTAGTGGACGTCCAgtctttcaggaagtaaacagttcacacagggaagcaaaaaaaacacctgacttctgatctttctaaaatttctgattgtggcagagcaaacttggtattgttcaatgcctcaaaaactcaattcctccatctatcaactcgacacaatctaccaaacaactatcccctcttcttcaatgacactcaactgtccccctcttctacactgaacatcctcggtctgtcctttacttataatctgaactggaaacttcacatctcatctctagctaaaacagcttctatgaagttaggtgttctgagacgtctccgccagtttttctcaccccccccaggctgctaactctgtacaagggccttatccgtccatgtatggagtatgcttcacatgtctggggggggttccactcatactgctcttctagacagggtggaatcaaaagcttttcgtctcatcaactccactcctctaactgactgtcttcagcccctctctcaccgccgcaatgttgcatatctagctgtcttctaccgctattttcatgccaactgctcttctgatcttgctaactgcatgcctcccctccttccgcggcctcgctgcacaagactttcttctttctctcacccctattctgtccacctctctaacgcaagagttaaccagtattctcaatcattcatccctttctctggtaaactcgggaactccttgcctgcttctttatttccaccttcctatgacttgaattccttcaagagggaggtttcaagacacttatccaccaatttttgaccactgctttgacccttttaagggactggcatttcagtgggcattttttttattagatttttgttgcccttggccagtatccttcctacataaaaaaataaataaataaataaaactattcactcttcttcaatgacactcaactgtcctcctcttctacactgaacaccctcggtctgtccttttctcataatctaaactgaaaacttcgcacctcatctctagcaaaacagcttctatgaagttaggtgttctgagacgtctccggcagtttttctccccccccccctactAACTCTACAAAAATCTTATCTGcccatgtatgtagtatgcttcacTTTTATGGAGGGTTCCACGTCATACCGCTCTTTTggacagtgtggaatcaaaagctgttcttctcatcaactcctctcctcgaacagactgtcttcaggctctttctcatcgcctcaatgatgcatctctagctatcttctaccgctattttcatgctaattattcttctgatcttgctaactaggCCTACTCCCGCGGCCTAGcagtacaagactttcttccttctctcacccccattctgtccacctctctaatgtaagagttaaccactatcctcagtcattcatccttttctctggtaaactctggaacttcccgactgcttctgcatttccaccttcctatgacttaaattcctttaagagggaggtttcaagacacttatctttcaattttagATTGCCCGAATAAGCTCcagaccctattcggggaccggaaTCTCggagggcctttttttttttaattggattttttttttttttgcacgtggccggtgcccctcctatatacaaaaaaaaaaaaaaaaaataaggaccgCCTTATGTGCAGCTCAAGTCCAGGTGAGAGTACACGACTCTCACTTGGTCGTCCTGCCCACCTTCCTACTTGGGCCTTCTTAATAAGGTCCAGAACAGAGCTAACGCTAGATACGTCTAAAGGCCCCGCCAGTCcaatcttctcttcctgttcaaCTCCTATAGCAGCACCGTGATGTTGCAGGATTGTGCGCCCAAAAGTAGGACGCATTCACATCTGGCTGCACTACGCCACCCATGGGCACATCCTCACGGCCACACCACCCGAGCTGCTATCACAAGGGGCTTTCAACTCATCATCCCTTTCGCCAGGACAAAAACGGTCCTCCGGTCCTTCCTTCTACGCTATATACGAATGTCGAATCAGTTCGTACAACAGACACAGCTTCACTGCACCAATTCCTTAAATATTTTCGAATCTGCTGTAAACACATTGATTAAACATCcttaataatgtaataaaataCTGTATTTAAGTATCAGTGCTATTCTGCTTATTCATATCTACTTTTCATACGTCAAAGATAGCCCAGTAGCCCTGCTGGAGCTCTTGACAAAATAATACgtctataagagagagagagagagagagagagagagagagagagagagagagagagagagagagagagagagagagagagagagaggtgggatagaaaataaaaaatatagaaactaGGAGTAACCTCCACGAGGCATGTTCAAGTCTTGGTTGTTCCCTCGTGGGGTCACTGACGTGGAGCCTAATAATATCAAAGGAATCAATTGCAAATATTGAGCTGAGCGCGTTGAGTTCTGCAGGCGAATGGGAACAACAGCCTGTTAGGCGTCGCTGAGAGAGGAATATTGGGAAGAGTACAAGAGGCCTAGGAGGAAACAAGATCAACGCAATCAGCGGAAACGACTATATTTTGTCAGTGAGAATACAATGACCCTGTCCCAGAAGAGGGCGTGGGTAGCGCAACGGGCAGTGCACCGTCAAGATTTCCCACCAATGTTGAAGGAGGAATTGAgtcgcccgtgtgtgtgtgtgtgtgtgtgtgtgtgaagagacaAGCGGCCGTGAACCAGTTGATGACTGCTGGCTTGTGCTGTACTTGTCGACCTTGACAAAGTGGAAGAGTTCGCCAAAGAGTTTATAGTGCCCTGTGAGAAGTGGACCCGGAAGTGTTGGTGTTTGGTGACGAGAATGTTGTGTTGGCTTGTTTGTTCACATGGTGAACAAACAGGAGAAGGCAAGGATTGTGGTGCTAACGAATAATGGGTGCCAGCGTTTTAAAAGGCTGCACACCACTTGCCTTAAGTTCTGTTAGCACTCGTTCTAAGAGCACACAAATTGTATCGAAAAGTCACTGCCACTTTGTACTAGATTTTTATCACTGGTTATCACTTACAGTAGGTGACGGTGGCAAGATAGATAATGGTAGCTTCTTGATTCTCTGATGAATATTTTTAGCTTGTAGTACGTGAGTAGTGGTTTAAATTATAGTTGACTGTGCGAGTAAAGGCACCACAACAGACAAATGTAATTTCTTGATTCATTAATGAACAGAGATGTACATGTGTGGTACAGAGACAAAGATTTCGAGGGACGTAACGATGCTTGACTCTCTGAAATATCTCTCTCAGATCTGAACTCTAGCTACGCATACAGGGTCTGTTTATGTGAAAGAGATGGATCAGGTTCGGGAATCTGAGATTAAAGGATGGCCAGTCAGGTGCCTGTAAATGGGGTGAAGGAACCAATGGCAGAGGTCGTTATTCTGACCAATGCCCTGCGATGGAGACAAAGGAAAGCACAATGTAGGTGTTTTCCTTAAGGACtggcaggaatgtagggaaagtgtgatattcccttgagagggagagaggaaaaagaaaggttaaaaatagatcAGACTGGCCACGTGAGGACAGTGAACGTGGAATACTGGCCAATTAAATATATGAGTAatgaatatatacatttttaatTGTTATGACTGATGCGACTGATACACCAGGCAGTGATTAAAGGAAGTCCAGAAAATATGCCGATTTGCCTTCTATGTGCTACAGTTTTTTTCGGTGCGGTCATGAGGCATGGCGCTGTCGTTATGACATGTGTTGAGtggaaaagaaacacagagTGGCTGAACGTGACTATAATGGTAGCAGGCGTACAGTAATAATAAGTGGGCGTGAGTCTGACTGACTCCCGCCACTGGCTGCGTCTTTGAGCCTGGCTCGCAGTTGCCAGCTCTCACAAGAAACTAAAACTCCTACATCTCCCCCTCAAGATTGTAAGGGGAACATACAAAATCTTaagacaatgagaaatacaaaaCTGAGAAGTCCAAATGACATAAAGGAAAGTAATTATTGTGTCACGTAGTCCTCCAGCCACCTCGGTTGACGCCTGTGCCTCGGCTGTCGaggcggtggaggtggaagtgctTCTGGCGTGAGTGGTTGCGGCTCTCGCGGTGAGGGGGGCGGCTCTGGCTGTGGCGCGGCCTCTTTCAAGTGGCCGTGAGTGCGTATAGATATCCGACCACTCCCGTCCATTCTTACAGCGTACTGGCGGTAAGGATGGACCTCGACGACGGTACCATACTCCATGCCTTGCTGGTCTGGTCCTGAACCCATACACGGGCTCCCGGCTGCAGACGACGTCGTCGACGGCGCTGGCCCGGGCTCTGTTGGCGTATTTCCTCGTGACGCTGTGccatgagtctctctctcttttcttgggTCTGCTGCCACTCGGGGTTGACTTTGTAGTTCTGCTTGGCTGTGGGGACTCCATCTCTCAGCTGTCTGCCTGTCGTCAACTGTGCGGGTGACATGTTCCCTCCCCGCAGCGGGGTATTTAGGTATTGGAGGAGAGCCAGCGACACCTTGTCGTTGTCTAGGCTGCCGCTGGTCCCCGTGTTGTCTCGCAACATCCTCTTGGCTGTCTTCACGGCCGCCTCCACGCGGCCGTTAGATTGGGGGTACTGAGCGGAGGAGAGACGGGTCGCGACTCCCCACCTCTTGAGGAACGCAGTCATTTCTCCACTCACAAGGTTTGTACCTCCATCAGTAGAGAGTTGCTCTGGGGCCCCCCATCTGGTGAAGAAGTGCCTCAGGTGTTTCATGATTTTACCGGAAGGCACCCGAGGGTAGATGTGCCACCTCCAGCCACCCAGTGAGTCTGTCAGCGTATACCAGGTAAGTTTGACCTCCCAGCTGGAATAAGTCCGCCACCGTCTGCTGAAAGGGGTAGTCGGGGGGTGGCGTGAGGATGAGGGGCTCGGGCGGTTGTGAAGGCGCGTTGGCGTTACAGGTGTTGCACATGGCCCGATGATGCTGCAGATCACCCTCTATCCCAGGCCAATATACTGTTTGCCTGGCCCTCCTCAGCATGAAGTCGAGCCCCTGATGGCTGGCGTGAAGACTGGAGGCTACTCGTTGACGTAGAGCCTCAGGGATGACGAGTCGCACACATCCCTGGTCGTAGGTATAGGTGACTAGGCCACGGGACACTGCCAGTCTGTCCCGTACGCTGTAAAAGGGGCGTAAGCAGGCGAGCTCCTGTGACTTGTGGGGCCGCCAGTCGCCGCTGCACACTCTTGAAACCAGCGACTGGTATGTGGGGTCCTCAAGCGCCACTTGCAACACCATTTCTTCATCGATGGTGGTGCACCCACTCAAGTCAAGGGCGGCTACCGCAGCTGCGGACATAGCTGCGGCGATAGCGACGTCTTGATCCTCATCCACCTCGTCCGGGGCAGCCTTGGCTGCGGGATACCTGGCGTCGAGCGCTTTCTGTAGCTCAGGGGCACACAGAAGCCGAATGTAACGTGCGGCGTCTCCATCACCGACAGCGTTGAGTTCGATCCAGTCTTCTAAGGATCGACGCCATGTCCTGAAGTCTGCTGCAGACATGTCCAGGTCGCACTTGTCCTGCCCAGCTGTACTGAAGACCTTGCGTCTTGGCGTCCCCATTGCTGCAACGTCTCGTCGCAAGGCTTCAATGGCTCCCTGCTGGGATAGCAGGAACGTCTGAGCCTGTGCTAGGAAGcctgctccctctctccttcttccagaAGCGGCAGGGAACCGTGGGCGTCTTGGAGTGGCCATCGTGGACGTAGGAAGACTGCTATCACTGCGCCATGTTGAGtggaaaagaaacacagagTGGCTGGACGTGACTGTAATGGTAGCAGGCGTACAGTAAGTGGGCGTGAGTCTGACTGACTCCCGCCACTGGCTGCGTCCTTGAGCCTGGCTCGCAGTTGCCAGCTCTCACAAGAAACTAAAACTCCTACAGACATGGCATGTCGCTTTTTGCGGTGGAAAGCATCAAAGACAAGAATGTGCCGgtaagatgaaggagggagtgagggtacCACCAAAGAGGTGTAACTGTGGCGGCGCCCGTAACGCAGGCTCGGCACAGTGTGGAAAAAAGACCTTCGCTGATGactaaaataacagaaagatgaaggagtCACCGAGGAAGCTCGTGCTGGCGGAACCACCGGAGAGAACGCGTTGTTCCCTTCGTTGAGCGAGCGCGATGAAAGAGCAGTACATGTATCATTGActgaatgtgttccacttttaCCACAACGCGCGGCTCGACACAGTCAGCGGGTCGATGAGATTGAGACGCCAATGATGGATGGTCAAGGCGTCCAGTCGGCCCACAACGCGGGCTGTGGCAGGAAGGAAAGCTGTGATGGCGGCGTTAGTTTCAACATCGGAATCTAGTTTACGGTGTCCAGACCGGGTGCAGTCACggcgagagagaaaagaggacgaGGATATCACGTCATCAAACTGgtagaggaaaacaagaaattacAAGAAAGAATCGCAAAGTTAGAGAAGTGTCAAGGACGACAGGCAGCATGAGCAGCAAACAACAGTACCGCAAGGGTGAGACCTAAGGAAGAAATAACTTCACTTATTGGTATGTTGAATGATTTTCTTATCAAAAAAGCTATGTTGTTGGGTGATGAGAATCAAGGGAATGAGTTAATCAAGAGGAAAATGTAAACAGTACAGCAGTAGGAACGCATGCGATGAGACTTACATGTAAACATGTAAATGTGAACAGTCTAAATTCTCGATTGACTGATCTCTATTGTACATCACAATGACAGCGATGTGGTTGCGTCACAGGAGGCTCTGGATCAGCATGTTGTCCTTGTGCCTCTTCATAATCACCAACATTTTGTTCTTCCTGCTGGTGAAGGTGTGCGGGATATGACAATTTATGTAAAACAAAGTATACCTGCTGAGTAGGTATTGTAGCCTAGACTCAATGGAGGCATTGAGTCTATAGCAGATCAGGTCTGATATGCTGCAGATGTCATTACTTTGGTTAATGTGCATCTAAATTCACTGAGGTTAGACAACTTACTCGATCCAGTCTTTTCGTTGTTGGTGAGCACCCGGCATAGTGCACTGGGTTCCATTGGCAGCAGGAGCTGGAATGGCAGTGTAATGCAGCAGCTACTTGATGACCATGAAGCTGTGGGATTGCTTGGAAGTAACTCACCAACACATCTGTAGGGAGGATGAGTTGATTATGCGTGTCTGTTTAGCACTCGAGGCCTCGGAGACACGTGAAAGCAgggtttgaaagaaaaaaaaaaagttcagaaaaaaaaatccactggactttcctattttattgattttttgttgttttattgttttaaaggtgttttatttattttccttcattcttcatatttatatgtaaattagtttaaataagtaaataaaaagtaatctagagtgaaaaaaaagatctgaatttttttcatgtaggaggcgtctagagcaaaaaaaaaaaaaaaaaaaatatatatatatatatatatatatatatatatatatatatatatatatatatatatatatatatatatatatatatatatatatatatatatatatatatatatatatatatatatatatgtgtacatatatatatatatatatatatatatatatatatatatatatatatatatatatatatatatatatatatatatatatatatatataacaaaaaacggtccactgaggtgccgttcgtcaaaaattaaagaataagtgtcttgaaacctctctctttaaagagttcaaatcatagggaggaagaaatagaggagaaggaagggagttccagaatttaccagagaatgattgagaatactggctaacgtTTGCATTAGAATGGTGGACaaaagagggatgaaaaaaaagaagaaagtctagtgcAGCAAGGcagcgagaggaggggaggtatgcagttagcaagacaaAAAAGAGCAGTTgccatgaaaataacggtagaagatagtaagagatgagTAAGAGATGAGAAAGGTTGAAAACAGTAATTTAGAAGAgagttgataaaacgaaaagcttttgatttcacactgtctaaaagagcggtatgagtgaaatcccccatacatgtaaagcatactcaatttatggacggataaagcccctgtacaaagttagctagagatgggatgtgaagttttcagtttagattataagtaaaggacagatcgaggttgttcagtgtagaagaggacatttgagtgtcaatgaagaagaggggatagtcaTCTGAAaaattgtgtcgagttgatagacggacaaattgagtttttgaatactaaatttgctctgcctcaatcagaaatttcagaggtcagaagtcaggcgttctgtggcttccctacaagaaatttttacttcctgaagggttggacgcctAGAAAAATACGCGGactcatcagcgtaggagtgaataggacaagaagtttggtttagaagattattaaagaataacaggaagaaactAGATGAAAGGACAGAATCCtcagaaacaccactgttaatagatttaaaagaacagtgaccgtctacaacagcagaaagagaaaggccagaaaggaaacttgagaagttacagagagaaagatagaagtcataggaaggtagtttgaaaatcaaaactttgtgccagactctattaaaagctttttgatatgcctaagccaacagcaaaagtttcaccaaactCCCTAAAAGAGGGAAAGCCAGTAGagtaccagtagagcggcctcgacagaacccatactggcaatcagatagaaggctgtgaaatgatagatgtttaagaatcccCCTGTTGACGATAAATTTAAAACTTTAGGAAGCAAGATATTAAAGGAATAGGATGATAATCTGAGGAATTAAAATGGTCACCcatttaaggaacaggctgagtttaggcaaacttccggcaagaaggaaaggtacgaGTACATGATGACAGAcggagttggaagagtttgactagttaaagtgcaagcacggacgcacagtttcgaagaacaacaCGAGGGAccatgaaaaacatcactgcgaagacagttgacagacacttgtttaggtcatgatgatacaggttggtccggttggacaaagcctgtgttaacttgtgctttacaggaaatgaacggaTCAGGCTTGACTACTTAATTTTCCGTTCTTGATTTGTATGTACTTATgtagaccttatttatcaatatgttATAGaactaaatatataaatatataactaaatatataaatatataaatatatatatatatatatatatatatatatatatatatatatatatatatatatatatatatatatatata belongs to Scylla paramamosain isolate STU-SP2022 chromosome 29, ASM3559412v1, whole genome shotgun sequence and includes:
- the LOC135115797 gene encoding uncharacterized protein LOC135115797, which encodes MKHLRHFFTRWGAPEQLSTDGGTNLVSGEMTAFLKRWGVATRLSSAQYPQSNGRVEAAVKTAKRMLRDNTGTSGSLDNDKVSLALLQYLNTPLRGGNMSPAQLTTGRQLRDGVPTAKQNYKVNPEWQQTQEKRERLMAQRHEEIRQQSPGQRRRRRRLQPGARVWVQDQTSKAWSMVPSSRSILTASTL
- the LOC135115798 gene encoding uncharacterized protein LOC135115798, with amino-acid sequence MATPRRPRFPAASGRRREGAGFLAQAQTFLLSQQGAIEALRRDVAAMGTPRRKVFSTAGQDKCDLDMSAADFRTWRRSLEDWIELNAVGDGDAARYIRLLCAPELQKALDARYPAAKAAPDEVDEDQDVAIAAAMSAAAVAALDLSGCTTIDEEMVLQVALEDPTYQSLVSRVCSGDWRPHKSQELACLRPFYSVRDRLAVSRGLVTYTYDQGCVRLVIPEALRQRVASSLHASHQGLDFMLRRARQTVYWPGIEGDLQHHRAMCNTCNANAPSQPPEPLILTPPPDYPFQQTVADLFQLGGQTYLVYADRLTGWLEVAHLPSGAFR